TCTGGGCAGATTTCACCCATGTCTCATGCCGAAACATGTCACTTCCCTACCCCCAGAATTAGGAAGAAGTTAGCATTTTTGCTGTAGTATAAATATTGATATTATTGAAGTTATTAGTGATTCAATAAGTTAACTCTTTTGAAATTTGTCCGATTAACTTATTCTTGAAACTGTGCAATAACTATTCCAAATAAATTTTTATAAGAAACGAAAACACGATTCTTTCAAACATAATTCATTGAATCTATTTTTATTAGCTCTATTTTTAGCTAATCTTGCTATTTTCCAATATGTTAAATCATATCTTTTAAATATTTTACAATTATTTAAAAAAAATAACTTGACTGATTGATAAAATTTCGTTATGTTTTTAGTCAAACCACCAGAGAAATGAGACCAAACCGCGAGCCTGACATGATTATTGGCTTGACCGGGGCCAATGCTGCCGGAAAAACAGATTTTATGAATTATCTTGAGACAAAGGGATTTGCTTCCTATTCTCTTTCGGATATCATTCGCGACGAATTGGCATTCAGGAACCAACCCCTATCGCGAAAAAATTTGATCCGTGTTGGCAACGAATTGCGCAAAGAATTGGGACCGTCGGTTCTCGCCGACCGTGCCAAAGAAAAGATCGAAGGAAGAAACGTTGTCATTGACAGCATTCGCAACCCCGCAGAGATATTATCGTTGCGCGAGCTGCCAAATTTTTTCATGGTTTCCATCGATGCACCTGTGGAATTGCGCTACAAGCGCGCTAAAAAACGCGGCCGGTTGGAAGACGTCAATTCGCTGGAAGAATTCATTGCCATGGAAAAAAGGGAAAAAAGTGAGGACTCCAACGAGCAAAATCTCACTCAGTGTATGCGCATGGCGGAATTTCACATCATAAATTCCGGCTCGCTAAAGGAATTTCATGAAAAAATCGAACAAGCGCTATCTCAAATCGAGCTGCGCGTACGCCCCACCTGGAAAGAATATTTTATGAAAATGGCGTTTTTGGTAGCTGAACGTTCCACTTGTCTGCGCCATCATGTAGGAGCAATTATTGTCAAAAACCGCCACGTTCTGACGACG
The window above is part of the Calditrichota bacterium genome. Proteins encoded here:
- a CDS encoding AAA family ATPase → MRPNREPDMIIGLTGANAAGKTDFMNYLETKGFASYSLSDIIRDELAFRNQPLSRKNLIRVGNELRKELGPSVLADRAKEKIEGRNVVIDSIRNPAEILSLRELPNFFMVSIDAPVELRYKRAKKRGRLEDVNSLEEFIAMEKREKSEDSNEQNLTQCMRMAEFHIINSGSLKEFHEKIEQALSQIELRVRPTWKEYFMKMAFLVAERSTCLRHHVGAIIVKNRHVLTTGYNGAARKTNDCLRLGCLRNQLSIPSGERHEICRAIHAEQNAIIQAGVHGVSIEGATLYCTHFPCIICAKMIVNAGITKLVVAQGYPDKFNLVMELFDEAGVTVEQVPIPDNKIRIVP